The following DNA comes from Spirulina major PCC 6313.
CTCAGCCCTCGGCTATAAATGTCCTAAGCAGCAACATCATTGCTATAACCGATAGCGTTATCATGACCGATGAAAATTCTACCGCTCTCCTCAGACGAAATATTAAGGGAAATCGATGAATTTCGTGATTTTAAGAAGTGCTATTCACTGCACTAGATCACGTCACATTGATGCCGAATTTATGGAGGAGTTGGGGGAGATGATCATCGAGGGTTTGGATGTGGTGGTCGGTGAGTTCGATGAGTTTGAAATGGTGGGTTTGATAAAGGGCTTGTTTTTCGGTTTTGCGCTTTTGGTAGGCTGGGTCATCGAGGTAGCCCCAGTATTCGATGTAGACTTTGCAGGAGGGAATATAAAAGTCGCAATACACCTCCGCTTCAATGGGTAAACGACGCTCGTAGGCGTGGACAATTTCCGCCATGTAAAGCCAATTATCAATCATCACTTCGGCTTTGGAACGTACCCAATGACCATCGGTGGTGCGAAATTTTGCACCGCTGCGGAAGGCTTCACGGAAGTTAGAGTCAGTCTGACGGGTTGGGGTGGCAGGGTTGAGAATGAGGGAAGGGGGTTCGGATTGGGGGGTGGGGTCTGGGCTGGAATCGGGTGCGGCGAGACTGGCTTCGTATTGGTTTTTTAAACTGGTGAGAAAGATGCGATTTTCGAGAATTTGAGCGTCCCAGAGGACGTAGGATTTTCCGGTTTTGGGGTGGCGGTGTTGGGTGGCTCCGAAGGCGAAACCCCGCTCGGTGGCAACCCAGCCGTGCCCCTCTTTTTCCAGGAGACCGAGTTCAGAAAAGAGGCGATTTACGGCATTGCGGTGAATGGTTTGGCCTTGGCTTTGGAGGATTTTACTGATCTGGGTAGCGGTGAGGCGATCGGGGGTGGACGATGGGGGGTCAATGGTGGGGGTGGGTTTCGCGATCGCCCGTTCTCGCCTTGGTTTAGTGGGTTTGGATACAGCTTGGTTTTTTTTCCAGCAGGAATAACAGAAGGGATGATCGGGGTTTTTAACGAGGTTGGTACAACCGGGAGTGGAGCAGGGTTTCATCGGACAGTAGAGAAACAAAATAACGAAGATAGGATACAGTGCGATGGGGGTTAATCGTCCATTTGCCAGGGTTGGGTGAGGTTGCCTTCGTCGAGGATGCGTTTGGGGCGGAGGATGAGGACGATTTGGCCGAGGATGGGGACGGTGGGGGCTTCGCTGAACCAGTGCATTTCGGCGCGATCGCCCTGATCCGTGAGCCAATAGGCGTTGCTGTGCCAGTCTTGAACGGCGCGATCGACAATTACCACCACCTCTTCGGTGGGGCCGTCGGGGGCGTTGGGGAGTTCGTCGCTGCGGCAGAGAATTGCGATCGCATCTTGGGCCTTGAGCACCGCTTGCCAACCGGGAATTGGCACACATTGCGTTGGGGTTGTGATCGTCGCAATTCGGAACGGTTCAATTTCTTCAATTGCCGCCACACCCTGGACTTGGGCCGCCGTCAGGGGCATTTGACCCGCAACGGGGATGAGGCGGGGGAGTTCGTCTTCTTGTTCTAAGCGAAAGAGGGGGAGGAGGGGCGCTCGCTGCATGGGGGTGACGGTGAAGTCACTGAGGAGGGCTTCAATTTGGCGGCGGGCACTGTCGGAATGGGCGAATTTTAACCCCTGGGCGATGAGGCGCGATCGCTCCTGAAGATCTTTCTTGGCCCGCGCCAACCGCCAGGCTTGATAGGCCACCGCATCTCCCGGATGGGTCGTGAAGCCGGTGGGAATCGTGCCGGACTTGCCAAAGGCTTTCATGGCTTGGGCCAGTTGCCGCGCTTCATCCACATCTAAACGTTTTTCCATGGCCAACGCCGCAGCGGCCAGGCGTTGGGACTGATTTAAAACCCGCAATTCATAAAGCACATCGCTGCGCGGCCCTTGGCAATAGGTTAAAAGATCGGCGGCGGCTTCCTGTTGGACGAGACTGTCGAAGACTTGGGCGGCCACAATGGTCAGGTTTTGATAGGCGGCCTCAATCCCCGTTTCTGAAAAAATACTTTGGGCAGAATAGCCCGCTTTTTGCAATTGTTGACAGCCTTTGCCCCAATCGACCCAACTGCCTTCCTTGCGTCGGAGTTGCTGCAAGAGGGTTTTGATTTCGTCGTCACTGAGGGGCGTGCTTTGGGGAGAAAATTGCATGGTCATTCTGTGAGGAGGCTCCAGATCCGATCATACCCTGTGGCGGGGAGGGATTCGCGGGGACTAGGGGGAGGGATTGTTGGAGATGGGGCGAATGTTGGTGGGGGTCTGGTCTTGGATGAATTCGGAGGCGGCGGGTTTGAGACGATAATCGAGCCAGAAAAAACTACTACCAAAGAGGGCGATCGCCCCCACGAGACAGCCCGCCAACATCCGCACCCGCGATCGCAACTGTGCCATTTCGAGGCGATAGAGGGTCATTTCCCGGCGATAGGTGAGGGCTGTTTGGGGGGGTAAGGCGTTCAAGTCCCCTAACGCTGCTAGTTCTTGGGCGGCGGCGATGTCGATGGTCTGTAGCGGCGGGTCGGGTTCCGGTTCAAACAACACCAGGGAATGGAGCCACTTGGTAATTAACTGCGCACCATTTTTCTGAAACCACCACATTCCCACGCGGCGGGCCACGGGGCGCGACCCCCAAAAGATGGAGCGGAGAACGGGATGGAGCGATCGCATCTGGATGTGATGGTGCAAAATATTCGCCGTGCCGATGCTGTAGATGCGATCGAGGATGTATTTCACGGTGACATCTTCCCGCTCAACCAATTGCTGCAAGGTCAGCGCGATATCCCGCACATTTTCCTGTTCCTGTTGTTCCTGTTCTGGCGATTTAGCACCGGGCACAATCGACTTCCTCGCATTGGGTTTTGCAGCATTAGACTCTACTCCCTAGGCTATTGATATTTTTCGGGGCTGTCAATTTTCCTGTTACAGGACTTTGCAAACCCTTCCCAGAATGCGGTATCACTGAGGACTAGCACCCTTGTTGCCGATTTTAGAATTGATCATCAAAATCATCGAATTCATTAGTTTTTAAGGACGGGTATGGATCATGTTGGGTAAATTTTCGTTAGCGCGATTTGGGTTAGTGGTGGGGGGATTGCTGACCCTCGGCGGATTTGTGGCCTATGGGTTGGGCAAACCAACGTTAAATTTAATTGGGTTTTTCTATGGGATTCCGGTGTTGTTGGGGGGGTTAGCACTGCGGGCGGCGGAATTGCGCCCCACGCCCTACCGGGAAGCCACACCGCCAGAGATTGAAGCCCTGCGCGATCGCCAAGCCACCGCCACCCAAAATCAAATTCGCAAGGATGTCACTCGCTACCGTTACGGCCAAGAGGCTCATTTAGACGAATCCCTCGAACGCTTGGGCCTGAGTCCGAGTGATGATGAGCGGCCCATTTTACAGTCGTTGTTAGAGACGGAAATTGATGGGGCCTATGCCTTGGTGTTGGAATTTAGTTCGCCCTTTGTGGGGCTGGAGATTTGGCAGGAGCGGCAGGAAGCGATCGCGAAATTCTTCGGCCCCGATATTCGTGTCACCCTCGAACCCGATCCCGACGATGAAGATGGGGTTTTTGTGGCCTTAATCGCGACCCCGCCCGCTGCCGTCTCGGCCACGGAGGCCTAACCCCCTGATCCCAGCATCCAGATCCGGATCGTCTTATCCTCCGATCCGGTGACGAGCCACTGTTCGCGGCGATGGAACGCGATCGCAGTCACCGCCCCAGCATGGCCCGTCAAGGTTTGCACCGTTGTCCCCGTGCCCGGATGCCAGAGGGTGATCGCGCCGTCATCATGGCCACTGATGCAGAGATTGCCTTGGGGATGGATCGCGATCGCAGTCATGCCCGCTCCAACCGATTGCCAGGACTGTACCGCTTGACCCGTCTGCACTTGCCACACCCGGATCGTCCCGTCGAGGCTGCCACTGTACAGCAATTGCCCGCTAGGACTGAAACAGAGGGCGGTGACGGTGTGATCATGGCCCGTCAGGGTGTGGCGCAGGGTTCCGGTTTGGCCGTCCCAGAGGTTAATCCTGCGATCGGCGCTGCCACTGGCGAGGATCTGACCCGTTGGGCTGAGTTGCATGGATGCGATCGCACCTTCATGGCCTGTTAAGGTGTGGTGAAGGGTTCCCGTGGCCCGCTCCCACACCTGAATTACCCGATCCGCTCCCCCACTGGCCACCCGCTGCCCATCGGGCCACACCACCAACGCAGTCACCCATCCCGGATGGAGTTGATGCACCGCCACGGTTTCGCCCCCCTCCCAACAGCGCACCGTATAGTCCCAACTGCCACTCAGCCACTGCTCCGTGCGCGGCACATATTGCACCGCCGTCACAATGCTGCGATGGCCAGGATAGTCTTGGGCGATGGGGTTGAGGGTATCGGCATCGAGAAACCACGATCGCACCCGACAGTCCGCGCCGCCGCTGAGGATTTGGGGCAAAACGGGATGAACAGCGATCGCGTTCACACTCCCTCCTCCCGTTAAGATCTGCCGACAATGCCAACCGGGGCGCGTTGTCACCGCATCCGGTGGCGAGAGGATAATCGTCGGCAGGGTTTGGCCCGGATGGAGTGCCCCATAAACCGCCGCTGCTGAGGAGAAGCGATCGCTCGGAGTCTCCGCCACCAAGCGAGTCAACACCGCCACCAACACCGCCAACGCTTCATCCTGTGGCTGGGTTAAATAGTCCGTCCATCGCGCCAATCCCCCCAAACCGCTGATCAGATCAAAAGGCTGCACCCCCGTCAACAGATGAATCCCCACCAACCCCACACTATACAGATCACTGGCTGGAATCGCCCGACCCCGCAACTGTTCCGGCGCAATATAGGCCGCCGATCCTACCACCGTTCCCGTCGTTGCTAGGGCTGTTTTTCGCGTCACCGTCGCCGCGCTGAAATCCAGCAGCATCAAGGTTCCATCCGGTTGGCGGCGCAGGTTTTGGGGGTTAATGTCCCGGTGAATTAAGCCGTGCTCGTGGAGGACTTGCAAGAGGGGCAAAATGTCATCAAGAAACTGCACCACCTGCGCCACCGTGCCGGATTCTTGATCGATGGGCGTGCCGGTGATGAAGTCTTGGATCAGGGTGGGGCGAAAATTGGCGATCGCCGGAGCCGTCTCAAAATAGTCCAGAATACGCGGCAACTGGGGATGTTCGCCCCAAGGTCGCAACTGATCAACCACCGATTGCACCTGCTCCGGATCACGTTCAGCGATCTGTTTGAGCAAACAGGCCGACGCTGGCTCTGGCGCAAGGCAATCCTGGCCGCGAAAGGTGCGCCCCTGGCCCCCCGCGCTGAGGTCTTCCAGGGCAATGTAGCGATCGCCCAGCCGCAACGACGACCCACAGCCCACACAAAAGCGATGGTGGGGCGCATTCTCTCGGTGGGTACATTGGGGATTGAGGCACAATGCCATAGCAAGCTGGAGGTGCGATCGCTTCTAGTATGCCATTGTCCGGCCGTGGGGCGATTATGCGATCGGTTCCACCGTATGCAGCAACCTATGAACCGTCTGGAGTAATTGGCGCGGCTTAAAGGGTTTGCACAGATAGGCATCCGCCCCTTGATCCAGCCCCTTGGATTGTGCCGTGAACGAATCCTGTGTTGAGCAGAGAATCACTTGAATATCTTGGGTGCGGCGATTATTTTTCAAAAACCGACAAACTTCATAGCCATTGAGATGGGGCATCACCACATCCAAAATAATCATATCCGGTAGCTCTTTGCGCACCTCTTTCAGGGCATCTAAACCATTGCCCACCGCTGTCACCGTGAACTGTTGAGTCATCAACCAATGGGCAATCAAATGACGCTGAGTACGGCTATCTTCCACGACAAGGATATGAGCCATCGAGTCCCTAGACCAAAATGTGAATTACATAACAGCATCCGAACCTAGCCCAAACTATCAGGGATAATTCGGTGCATGATCCAGCGATGAACCCTAATCTGCATCGTCGGCGCAATGATTTGCGCGTGATTGTATCTTTCAGTTTACCCTAGGTGAATGATCCCAGAAGCCCTGAAATTGCTTGGGAACAGTCTAAGCGAATACCCTGAAAACAGCCTCAGCCGAATGACTCAACCTCGACCAGCCGTGCGAGATATCGCGTTGAAAACACACAAAAACTTATCAATCTTGATTGTCATTCCCCTGCGTCGCGTTACGGATTATCAACACAATGCTCGTCTGTTGACCCCAAAACAAGAGGTCAGACAATCACATCGTGATTGAAAGTGACCCTAGTGCCGAGTCAACGCTAAGAATGAGGATACCCGTAGGGTGCTGAAGCGCGAAGCGTAACGCACCGCCACGTTGAGTTTCAGACTAGAGCAGTGTTTCTAAGGTTGGATTGCCCTGCATTTGTTTGAGCATTGCTTTAATGTCTTGGGTGCGACTTTTATGAACGATTAGCGTGGCATTGCGATCGCGCACCACCACCACATCTTCTAGGCCGATGGTCACCACCACCTCATCCGGGCTGCTGTTGTAGATAATCGCCCCCGTGGTATCTGCGCCCAAATGTT
Coding sequences within:
- a CDS encoding RuBisCO accumulation factor 1 — encoded protein: MQFSPQSTPLSDDEIKTLLQQLRRKEGSWVDWGKGCQQLQKAGYSAQSIFSETGIEAAYQNLTIVAAQVFDSLVQQEAAADLLTYCQGPRSDVLYELRVLNQSQRLAAAALAMEKRLDVDEARQLAQAMKAFGKSGTIPTGFTTHPGDAVAYQAWRLARAKKDLQERSRLIAQGLKFAHSDSARRQIEALLSDFTVTPMQRAPLLPLFRLEQEDELPRLIPVAGQMPLTAAQVQGVAAIEEIEPFRIATITTPTQCVPIPGWQAVLKAQDAIAILCRSDELPNAPDGPTEEVVVIVDRAVQDWHSNAYWLTDQGDRAEMHWFSEAPTVPILGQIVLILRPKRILDEGNLTQPWQMDD
- a CDS encoding DUF2854 domain-containing protein gives rise to the protein MLGKFSLARFGLVVGGLLTLGGFVAYGLGKPTLNLIGFFYGIPVLLGGLALRAAELRPTPYREATPPEIEALRDRQATATQNQIRKDVTRYRYGQEAHLDESLERLGLSPSDDERPILQSLLETEIDGAYALVLEFSSPFVGLEIWQERQEAIAKFFGPDIRVTLEPDPDDEDGVFVALIATPPAAVSATEA
- a CDS encoding serine/threonine-protein kinase → MALCLNPQCTHRENAPHHRFCVGCGSSLRLGDRYIALEDLSAGGQGRTFRGQDCLAPEPASACLLKQIAERDPEQVQSVVDQLRPWGEHPQLPRILDYFETAPAIANFRPTLIQDFITGTPIDQESGTVAQVVQFLDDILPLLQVLHEHGLIHRDINPQNLRRQPDGTLMLLDFSAATVTRKTALATTGTVVGSAAYIAPEQLRGRAIPASDLYSVGLVGIHLLTGVQPFDLISGLGGLARWTDYLTQPQDEALAVLVAVLTRLVAETPSDRFSSAAAVYGALHPGQTLPTIILSPPDAVTTRPGWHCRQILTGGGSVNAIAVHPVLPQILSGGADCRVRSWFLDADTLNPIAQDYPGHRSIVTAVQYVPRTEQWLSGSWDYTVRCWEGGETVAVHQLHPGWVTALVVWPDGQRVASGGADRVIQVWERATGTLHHTLTGHEGAIASMQLSPTGQILASGSADRRINLWDGQTGTLRHTLTGHDHTVTALCFSPSGQLLYSGSLDGTIRVWQVQTGQAVQSWQSVGAGMTAIAIHPQGNLCISGHDDGAITLWHPGTGTTVQTLTGHAGAVTAIAFHRREQWLVTGSEDKTIRIWMLGSGG
- a CDS encoding response regulator, encoding MAHILVVEDSRTQRHLIAHWLMTQQFTVTAVGNGLDALKEVRKELPDMIILDVVMPHLNGYEVCRFLKNNRRTQDIQVILCSTQDSFTAQSKGLDQGADAYLCKPFKPRQLLQTVHRLLHTVEPIA